The Leptodactylus fuscus isolate aLepFus1 chromosome 5, aLepFus1.hap2, whole genome shotgun sequence genome segment TCAAGCTCTGAATTGGTTCCATTTCCATTTCTCAAATTTTTTACTGTATTATTTTCTGATTTTTCCAGTGGTAACGGGAGCGACAGATGGGATCGGGAAGGCCTACGCTGAGGAGGTCAGTGGCCACCAGTCCATCTGTCTATGTCTCTGTGGCTTCTACACCTCATACATCTGTCTCTTCTCCATAGTTGGCCCATAGGGGTTTCGATGTCGTCCTCATCAGCAGAACTCTGGAAAAACTGAAAAGTGTTGCAAAGGAGATCGGTAAGAGATTATCCTGGATGGGGAATTTAAAGATAAGATGACCCATTGTGATAGGAAATGACGTCTAGAATTCAATCTGGACAGGATGAACATGGATTCTAGAATCTTCATTCCTCTCACCAGTATCTCAAGTTCTTCACCCTGTCTTGATCTGGAGATCATGTGTACCTGGATGTTTCATTCCTTCCGTCTCTGTCTATATAGTAAATAAAGGTCTCTAGATAGAGCGAGACCTAAGAACATCGGAGTCCTCATTTAACCTTGACTGAACATTCATCTTGTCTCAATCTCATCTCCAAAAGCAGACACCTTGAAGGAGGACTTTGGAGACTAGTATGATGGCTGAAGTTTCTAGATACAAGCCAAGACAGTGAGGTTTTTCCTATAGGATCAATGAACTATCCAGATTCTTATGCTTGTAAGGTAGAGGGGAGATAAGATGTGGACTATTTCTTGTATCCTGACACTAACAGAAGTTTGTAACCTCCACAGAACAACAGACCAAACGGAAAACCAAAGTAATCCAGCTGGATTTTACAGGAGGCCCCGAAATCTACCCCAAGGTTGAGCAGGAGTTGAAGTCGCTGGATATCGGCATCCTTGGTAGTACTTTCTCAGCTGTAGTGTTTGGACCTTGTCTGAGAGTCCATAAACTTTCTTTACAAGGTTGTAGCCAGGCACTTAAGCTGTTGGCAGGTCAATATAAGTCATCTTACACCTTCTCCGTAAGAATGAATGACTTCCCTAAGCTTAACTCCATGCTTTGAGATACTTCAGCACCAGGGTCCATGGCCTTAGAAGGTCGGAGATTATATGAATCCACAAAATCTATCAGGGTCTAGAGGGAGCAGTCACATCCAGGCCATGGTCCTGTATAAGAAGACACTGGTGCAGGGTAGGTGCCCCATTAGAGACCTTGCATTAGGGCCcactaaaaaagttatggctctgtGGACTGGTTATTTAGCCTATCTTGGAGTATGCTATGGATTTAGCCACGAGGATGTTGTGGTCTGTTGATTGGAGAGCCAGCCTTGGTTGGTCCCATCCCCGTTGATACGGGAAGATAGAACCTGGGCACTCCACTTGAAGGAAATACATGGGTAATACGTGAAGGAGAACCGTCCATGTGGTCAAGGAAATGGAGCAGAGGGAGAAACACATATCAGGGTTTTCTAACTTGGGTGCCAAAACCTAGAACCATAATATAAGGCCCGTTTTGATGTTAGAGCCCCTTTTCTTCTCTGTGCCTCCTCTCACGCCGTTCCTTCTTTATCGGTTTCTGTGACCTCCTTTTCTTCATCTTTTGCTGAATTGCTGTCTTGCTTCAAGACCGGAAGTAAATGTTTCAATCTTCTGTTGCAGTCAACAACGTAGGGATGGTCTACCATGGGCCTCTTGACAAGTTTCTTAATGTCCCTGATGTCAATAAGGTGAGTGTGATGTTGAACAGATCACCTTCCTACACAAGACTTATGACCAAACATCACCAGCATGAATGGCGTCCTCAGAACATCCATGGGTTGTGGATCAGTAGGATTCTCCTGACATTTGTCTCCTCCATCCTTTATCCTATTGTCTATACTTCTGTCCACTTCATGCCTTTCAGAGATACCTCCACCCTAAGGGGCTTGGGGTGAATGGCTGATGTCCTGCCATAACTTGTACATCTGGTTAGTGGTCGAATGGATTCCTGGAAGTGAaataatttttgtatatttttgtttcCAGAAAGTAACATCCATTATGAACTGTAACATGACGTCAGCTGTCCAAGTAAGTATCACCCCGATCAGTATTACCGCATATGTCAGCTAAATGTTCGCCCCTATATGTAATTGAATGGTAACCCAGTATAATGCCTCAATTCTTACATTTTAGATGACCAGGATTGTGCTTCCAAAAATGATACAAAGGTACTTGTCTGAGTGGTGGGGTTAGAGGACGGTAGGACTATGTAGCAGTGCGGTTAGAGGACGGACGGACTATGTAGCGGTGCAGTTAGAGGAGGGTAGGACTATGTAGCGGTGTGGTTAGAGGATGGTCGCACTATGTAGCGGTGCGGTTAGAGGATGGTCGCACTATGTAGCGGTGCGGTTAGAGGATGGTCGCACTATGTAGCGATGTGGTTAGAGGATGGTCGCACTATGTAGCGGTGCGGTTAGAGGATGGTCGCACTATGTAGCGGTGCGGTTAGAGGATGGTCGCACTATGTAGCGGTGCGGTTAGAGGATGGTCGCACTATGTAGCGGTGCGGTTAGAGGATGGTCGCACTATGTAGCGGTGCGGTTAGAGGATGGTCGCACTATGTAGCGGTGCGGTTAGAGGATGGTCGCACTATGTAGCGGTGCGGTTAGAGGATGGTCGCACTATGTAGCGGTGTGGTTAGAGGATGGTCGCACTATGTAGCGGTGCGGTTAGAGGATGGTCGCACTATGTAGCGGTGTGGTTAGAGGATGGTCGCACTATGTAGCGGTGCGGTTAGAGGATGGTCGCACTATGTAGCGGTGCGGTTAGAGGATGGTCGCACTATGTAGCGATGTGGTTAGAGGATGGTCGCACTATGTAGCGATGTGGTTAGAGGATGGTCGCACTATGTAGCGGTGCGGTTAGAGGATGGACGGACTATGTAGCGGTGCGGTTAGAGGATGGTCGCACTATGTAGCGGTGCGGTTAGAGGATGGTCGCACTATGTAGCGGTGCGGTTAGAGGATGGTCGCACTATGTAGCGGTGCGGTTAGAGGATGGTCGCACTATGTAGCGGTGCGGTTAGAGGATGGTCGCACTATGTAGCGGTGCGGTTAGAGGATGGTCGCACTATGTAGCGGTGCGGTTAGAGGATGGTCGCACTATGTAGCGGTGCGGTTAGAGGATGGTCGCACTATGTAGCGGTGCGGTTAGAGGATGGTCGCACTATGTAGCGTCGTGGTTAGAGGATGGTCGCACTATGTAGCGGTGCGGTTAGAGGATGGTCGCACTATGTAGCGGTGCGGTTAGAGGATGTTCGCACTATGTAGCGGTGCGGTTAGAGGATGGTCGCACTATGTAGCGGTGTGGTTAGAGGATGGTCGCACTATGTAGCAGTGCGGTTAGAGGATGGTCGCACTATGTAGCGGTGCGGTTAGAGGATGGTCGCACTATGTAGCGGTGCGGTTAGAGGATGGTTGCACTATGTAGCGGTGCGGTTAGAGGACGGCCGGTCTATGTAGCGGTGCGGTTAGAGGATGGTCGCACTATGTAGCGGTGTGGTTAGAGGATGGTCGCACTATGTAGCGGTGCGGTTAGAGGATGGTCGCACTATGTAGCGGTGTGGTTAGAGGATGGTCGCACTATGTAGCAGTGCGGTTAGAGGATGGTCGCACTATGTAGCGGTGCGGTTAGAGGATGTTCGCACTATGTAGCGGTGCGGTTAGAGGATGGTCACACTATGTAGCGGTGTGGTTAGAGGATGGTCGCACTATGTAGCGGTGCGGTTAGAGGATGGTTGCACTATGTAGTGGTGTGGTTAGAGGATGGTCGCACTATGTAGCGGTGTGGTTAGAGGATGGTCGCACTATGTAGCGGTGTGGTTAGAGGACGGCCGGTCTATGTAGCGGTGCGGTTAGAGGATGGTCGCACTATGTAGCGGTGTGGTTAGAGGATGGTCGCACTATGTAGCGGTGTGGTTAGAGGACGGCCGGTCTATGTAGCGGTGTGGTTAGAGGACGGCCGGTCTATGTAGCGGTGCGGTTAGAGGATAGTCAGGCTATGTACCGATGTGGTTAGAGGATAGTCAGGCTATGTACCGATGCGGTTAGAGGTTAGTCAGGCCATATAATGGTGTGGTTAGAGgacagtcaggctatataatggTGCGGTTAGAGgacagtcaggctatataatggTGTGGTTAGAGgacagtcaggctatataatggTGCGGTTAGAGgacagtcaggctatataatggTGCGGTTAGAGGACGGCCGGTCTATGTAGCGGTGCGGTTAGAGGACGGCCGGTCTATGTAGCGGTGCGGTTAGAGGACGGTCAGGCTATGTAGTGTTGTGGTTGATTGCTCATCAGATTATGACCATTGTCTTCTGTTTCTCTATTTTCCAGGAAGAAAGGTCTGATCATCAATGTGTCATCTGAGATGGGTAATCACCCGTACCCGATGATGGCCATGTACAGCGCCACCAAGGTAACGTTATCCACTGTCGGTGTGAGGATTCAGAATTATTTTCCATTAAACTCTATTAATACAGATCACGGGAGTGAAAAAGAATATATTGAGATACATTTTAGGTGGAATTGTCTTTTAACTTTTCACATATTGTGACAAAGTGGAAAATTAGATAAGATTGTGGAATAGAGGCGGGGCTGTGTCTACTTTGTACTCATTAACATAAAGCGGGGAGTGGCTATAGACATATCCTTcctaccaatattataaatgtgaaattttgtgtgtttggatgtttgttactctttcatgcaaaaacagctgaacgaatTTGgatcaaatttggcacatagatagtttgtaacctcgattaacacataggctactttttatcccggtaaatgacatggctcagaactgttatgaatttatgttcacatactatattacactgctcttgccagcaggagaatcagctaatctgcagactgctgataaagccaggtctgttatctctctgtgtaaacactcagctaaccctcagtccattgtgtataagcatctgcatattatctgatctgctccagtgctgagacactgacatgggaaaacccctttaatccaaattcgcaatttttccaattttaaacatgccgggaaaaagaaaatctaacttgtctcaaaattctaaaaaaaaaaacagctataaaggaagtcagaagtcacagacttctcctcaagcggagctcagaagAAAttagcaagctaggcgtcaagcggctcttgGAGCAGCTGATTCGCCGAAGTATTCATGGGCAtggcgcaaggaatgagttcagtggcaggcaagCTTGGCAGCTGCCGAAACACTGAAGagggcggatcatcaacgccaacaacacgctcattatatggtgtcccagtgagctgctgagatgccggaacaatcacaggcacgctgctaggaacaagttcagcggcagaacagcttgagagctgccaaaacgcaggagcaggcaaaccatcgacggcagcaatttactgaatacaggcggatcatcaatgtcaacaacccgcagacaaagtcgcaggcaggAACTAGTATAGTATAAAGTCTAAGGGTCTTCAGCTATAAAAAGATTTAAGGGAAATTCCGTTAAGAGACTGAATCAGCatttgttctctggtatcagccgCATCTTCCTTCTGTTTTCTTCCAGGCGttcttggattttttttcccgCGCCCTTAACATAGAATATAAATCAAAAGGAATAACAGTCCAGGTAATGTAAGAGAAGATGATGGGGGAGGAGTGCTAAGACATCAggcatcataggattagatacagctcggcaggctgtatcacacaggataggattagatacacagctcagtatacagtatcacacaggataggattagatacacacctcagtatacagtatcacacaggataggattagatacacacctcagtatacagtatcacacaggataggattagatacacagctcagtatacagtatcacacaggataggattagatacacagctcagtatacagtatcacacaggataggattagatacacatctcagtatacagtatcacacaggataggattagatacacggctcagtatacagtatcacacaggataggattagatacacggctcagtatacagtatcacacaggataggattagatacacggctcagtatacagtatcacacaggataggattagatacacagctcagtatacagtatcacacaggataggattagatacacagctcagtatacagtatcacacaggataggattagatacacagctcagtatacagtatcacacaggataggattagatacacagctcagtatacagtatcacacaggataggattagatacacggctcagtatactgtatcacacaggataggattagatacacagctcagtatacagtatcacacaggataggattagatacagcacagtatacagtatcacacaggataggattagatacacagctcagtatacagtatcacacgggataggattagatacacagctcagtatacagtatcacacgggataggattagatacacggctcagtatacagtatcacacaggataggattagatacgcggctcagtatacagtatcacacaggataggattagatacgcggctcagtatacagtatcacacaggataggattagatacacagctcagtatacagtatcacacaggataggattagatacacagctcagtatacagtatcacacgggataggattagatacgcggctcaatatacagtatcacacaggataggattagatacgcggctcagtatacagtatcacacaggataggattagatacacagctcagtatacagtatcacacgggataggattagatacacagctcagtatacagtatcacacgggataggattagatacacggctcagtatacagtatcacacaggataggattagatacgcggctcagtatacagtatcacacaggataggattagatacgcggctcagtatacagtatcacacaggataggattagatacacagctcagtatacagtatcacacaggataggattagatacacagctcagtatacagtatcacacaggataggattagatacacagctcagtatacagtatcacacaggataggattagatacacagctcagtatacagtatcacacaggataggattagatacacagctcagtatacagtatcacacaggataggattagatacacggctcagtatactgtatcacacaggataggattagatacacagctcagtatacagtatcacacaggataggattagatacagcacagtatacagtatcacacaggataggattagatacacagctcagtatacagtatcacacgggataggattagatacacagctcagtatacagtatcacacgggataggattagatacacggctcagtatacagtatcacacaggataggattagatacgcggctcagtatacagtatcacacaggataggattagatacgcggctcagtatacagtatcacacaggataggattagatacacagctcagtatacagtatcacacaggataggattagatacacagctcagtatacagtatcacacaggataggattagatacacagctcagtatacagtatcacacaggataggattagatacacagctcagtatacagtatcacacaggacaggattagatacacagctcagtatacagtatcacacaggacaggattagatacacagctcagtatacagtatcacacaggataggattagatacacagctcagtatacagtatcacacaggagaggattagatacacagcttagtatacagtatcacacaggataggattagatacacagctcagtatacagtatcacacatgataggattagatatacagctcagtatacagtatcacacaggataggattagatacacagcttagtatacagtatcacacaggataggattagatacacagctcagtatacagtatcacacatgataggattagatacacagctcagtatacagtatcacacaggataggattagatacacagctcagtatacagtatcacacaggagaggattagatacacagctcagtatacagtatcacacaggataggattagatacacagctcagtatacagtatcacacgggataggattagatacacagctcagcagacagtatcacacaggataggattagatacacagctcagtatacagtatcacacaggataggattagatacacagctcagtatacagtctcacacaggataggattagatacacagctcagtatacagtatcacacaggataggatgagatacacagctcagtatacagtatcacacaggataggattagatacacagctcagtatacagtatcacacaggataggattagatacaccgctcagtatacagtctcacacaggataggattagatacacagctcagtatacagtatcacacaggataggattagatacacagctcagtatacagtatcacacaggataggattagatacacagctcagtatacagtatcacacaggataggattagatacacatctcagtatacagtatcacacaggataggattagatacacagctcagtatatagtatcacacaggataggattagatacacagctcagtatacagtatcacacaggataggatgagatacacagctcagtatacagtatcacacaggataggattagatacacagctcagtatacagtatcacacaggataggattagatacacggctcagtatacagtatcacacaggataggattagatacacagctcagtatacagtatcacacaggataggatagatgcacagctcagtatacagtatcacacaggataggattagatacacggctcagtatactgtatcacacaggataggattagatacacagctcagtatacagtatcacacaggataggattagatacagcacagtatacagtatcacacaggataggattagatacacagctcagtataaagtatcacacgggataggattagatacacagctcagtatacagtatcacacgggataggattagatacacggctcagtatacagtatcacacaggataggattagatacgcggctcagtatacagtatcacacaggataggattagatacgcggctcagtatacagtatcacacaggataggattagatacacagctcagtatacagtatcacacaggataggattagatacacagctcagtatacagtatcacacaggataggattagatacacagctcagtatacagtatcacacaggataggattagatacacagctcagtatacagtatcacacaggacaggattagatacacagctcagtatacagtatcacacaggacaggattagatacacagctcagt includes the following:
- the LOC142202334 gene encoding very-long-chain 3-oxoacyl-CoA reductase-B-like, giving the protein MMEQMEPLLRQGLNFLGYLALSYVVLKQAWKVLRGFRVYILSRVWKTDLKKYGGWAVVTGATDGIGKAYAEELAHRGFDVVLISRTLEKLKSVAKEIEQQTKRKTKVIQLDFTGGPEIYPKVEQELKSLDIGILVNNVGMVYHGPLDKFLNVPDVNKKVTSIMNCNMTSAVQMTRIVLPKMIQRKKGLIINVSSEMGNHPYPMMAMYSATKAFLDFFSRALNIEYKSKGITVQSVMPLAVSTNMTQNLQTNLLVIDSKAFAREALNTVGYTHRTSGCLSHAIQSYFLSLIISDSLLDSRIIRRFAKKGKKSLENNTKPKKQ